One genomic region from Alosa alosa isolate M-15738 ecotype Scorff River chromosome 12, AALO_Geno_1.1, whole genome shotgun sequence encodes:
- the ptgdsa gene encoding prostaglandin D2 synthase a isoform X1, with amino-acid sequence MRIALVTIAMTMLLLQEVKADIQPQKNFDVQRFAGKWYRVGLAYDSLSFAPYRSKLTISMGMVDPQPNGDVNMTMWTGRCVCLSTSCKSKVYVYEKTDIPGVFSYFSSRHNKVKDITVVDTNYTEYAIVFKFKKMNREYSQVSLYGRTLKLSPEVIEKFKTFSLVRGFPKDSILTPPAGGGRDTHHHTLAYNCPRSGN; translated from the exons ATGAGGATCGCCTTGGTTACCATCGCCATGACGATGCTCCTTCTCCAGGAGGTCAAAGCAGACATCCAACCACAGAAGAACTTTGACGTGCAGAGG tttgCAGGGAAATGGTACCGGGTGGGCCTGGCGTATGATTCTCTTAGCTTTGCTCCATACAGAAGCAAGCTGACAATATCCATGGGGATGGTGGATCCACAACCCAATGGAGACGTCAACATGACAATGTGgactggaaggtgtgtgtgtct GTCCACTAGCTGTAAAAGCAAAGTCTACGTATATGAGAAGACTGATATTCCTGGTGTGTTCTCCTACTTCAGTTCAC GACATAATAAAGTGAAGGACATCACAGTGGTGGATACCAACTACACTGAGTATGCAATCGTCTTCAAATTCAAGAAGATGAACAGGGAGTATTCACAAGTGTCTCTatatg GTCGTACCCTGAAGCTGAGCCCTGAGGTGATTGAAAAGTTCAAGACGTTCTCTCTGGTTCGAGGATTCCCCAAAGACTCTATTCTCACCCCACCAGCAGGAGgtgggagagacacacaccaccacacacttgcat ACAACTGTCCACGCTCTGGAAACTAG
- the ptgdsa gene encoding prostaglandin D2 synthase a isoform X2: MRIALVTIAMTMLLLQEVKADIQPQKNFDVQRFAGKWYRVGLAYDSLSFAPYRSKLTISMGMVDPQPNGDVNMTMWTGRSTSCKSKVYVYEKTDIPGVFSYFSSRHNKVKDITVVDTNYTEYAIVFKFKKMNREYSQVSLYGRTLKLSPEVIEKFKTFSLVRGFPKDSILTPPAGGGRDTHHHTLAYNCPRSGN, from the exons ATGAGGATCGCCTTGGTTACCATCGCCATGACGATGCTCCTTCTCCAGGAGGTCAAAGCAGACATCCAACCACAGAAGAACTTTGACGTGCAGAGG tttgCAGGGAAATGGTACCGGGTGGGCCTGGCGTATGATTCTCTTAGCTTTGCTCCATACAGAAGCAAGCTGACAATATCCATGGGGATGGTGGATCCACAACCCAATGGAGACGTCAACATGACAATGTGgactggaag GTCCACTAGCTGTAAAAGCAAAGTCTACGTATATGAGAAGACTGATATTCCTGGTGTGTTCTCCTACTTCAGTTCAC GACATAATAAAGTGAAGGACATCACAGTGGTGGATACCAACTACACTGAGTATGCAATCGTCTTCAAATTCAAGAAGATGAACAGGGAGTATTCACAAGTGTCTCTatatg GTCGTACCCTGAAGCTGAGCCCTGAGGTGATTGAAAAGTTCAAGACGTTCTCTCTGGTTCGAGGATTCCCCAAAGACTCTATTCTCACCCCACCAGCAGGAGgtgggagagacacacaccaccacacacttgcat ACAACTGTCCACGCTCTGGAAACTAG
- the LOC125305078 gene encoding protein AMBP-like — translation MQATALVMFLGVLVGPLHATPLPSESQLPTQENFDLDRFMGKWYSLAKASTCPLWLKHKGDSAVGTLALQKQTSANTISVTKTKSRKGVCKQSSDEYKVTETPGRFQYYFSKWDADVDMYVVDTDYDVYALVVKHKHKRNSDKRGSNVSLYGRTPVLPEALMETFRRVVTEQGMTEDNIGIKKNKGECSPGDVSPDTPVE, via the exons ATGCAGGCTACAGCTCTGGTGATGTTCCTGGGAGTCCTGGTGGGTCCCCTCCACGCGACGCCCCTGCCTTCTGAGTCCCAACTGCCCACTCAGGAGAACTTCGACCTGGACCGG ttcaTGGGGAAATGGTATAGTTTGGCCAAAGCCTCCACGTGTCCACTGTGGTTGAAGCACAAAGGAGATTCAGCTGTTGGCACACTGGCGCTGCAAAAGCAGACCTCAGCAAACACAATCAGCGTGACCAAAACTAAATCCAG GAAGGGTGTCTGTAAGCAGAGTTCTGATGAGTACAAAGTGACAGAAACGCCTGGCAGATTCCAGTACTACTTTTCCA AATGGGATGCTGATGTGGACATGTACGTGGTGGACACCGACTATGACGTGTATGCCCTGGTGGtgaagcacaaacacaagcgTAACTCTGACAAAAGAGGCTCAAATGTGTCCCTTTATG GCCGTACTCCAGTACTACCAGAGGCCCTGATGGAGACCTTCAGACGTGTGGTGACGGAACAAGGCATGACCGAGGACAATATTGGCATCAAGAAGAACAAAG GTGAATGCAGTCCAGGTGATGTGAGCCCTGACACACCTGTGGAATAA
- the ptgdsa gene encoding prostaglandin D2 synthase a isoform X3 gives MRIALVTIAMTMLLLQEVKADIQPQKNFDVQRFAGKWYRVGLAYDSLSFAPYRSKLTISMGMVDPQPNGDVNMTMWTGRCVCLSTSCKSKVYVYEKTDIPGVFSYFSSRHNKVKDITVVDTNYTEYAIVFKFKKMNREYSQVSLYGRTLKLSPEVIEKFKTFSLVRGFPKDSILTPPAGDNCPRSGN, from the exons ATGAGGATCGCCTTGGTTACCATCGCCATGACGATGCTCCTTCTCCAGGAGGTCAAAGCAGACATCCAACCACAGAAGAACTTTGACGTGCAGAGG tttgCAGGGAAATGGTACCGGGTGGGCCTGGCGTATGATTCTCTTAGCTTTGCTCCATACAGAAGCAAGCTGACAATATCCATGGGGATGGTGGATCCACAACCCAATGGAGACGTCAACATGACAATGTGgactggaaggtgtgtgtgtct GTCCACTAGCTGTAAAAGCAAAGTCTACGTATATGAGAAGACTGATATTCCTGGTGTGTTCTCCTACTTCAGTTCAC GACATAATAAAGTGAAGGACATCACAGTGGTGGATACCAACTACACTGAGTATGCAATCGTCTTCAAATTCAAGAAGATGAACAGGGAGTATTCACAAGTGTCTCTatatg GTCGTACCCTGAAGCTGAGCCCTGAGGTGATTGAAAAGTTCAAGACGTTCTCTCTGGTTCGAGGATTCCCCAAAGACTCTATTCTCACCCCACCAGCAGGAG ACAACTGTCCACGCTCTGGAAACTAG
- the LOC125304838 gene encoding trichohyalin-like: CFTADSLRIVIVDKTGAGKSATGNIILGEENAFKEDPSFDSVTKNCVKINGVRFTQEEAKAVEWIQRNFGEDASSYRPTIILFTHVDDLGGRQMEEHLGTCSKIKGVFESCAGRCHSFNNKEHDNTRVKVLLQKIDAMLAESSQPYYTNEMYRKAQKRRLEEEKRRLLEEEKRRLEEARRLEEEKRRLEEARRLEEEKRRLEEEKRRLEEELEEEKRRLEEEKRRLEEARRLEEEKRRLEEEKRRLEEEKRRLEEEKRRLEEARRLEEEKRRQGICKQSSDEYQLRQTPGRFQYYFSPCDADVDMYVVDTDYDVYALVVEHKHKRNSDKRILFVSLYGRTPVLPEASMETFRRVVTEQGMTEDHIGIQKNKGKGWHSLSGPLVPSDPVS, translated from the exons TGTTTCACAGCAGACTCACTGAGAATAGTGATAGTTGATAAGACTGGAGCAGGGAAAAGTGCTACAGGAAACATCATCCTTGGGGAAGAAAATGCCTTTAAAGAGGATCCATCCTTTGATTCTGTGACCAAGAACTGTGTCAAAATAAATG GAGTGAGATTCACACAAGAAGAAGCAAAGGCAGTGGAATGGATCCAGCGTAATTTTGGTGAAGATGCCtcttcatataggcctacaatcatACTGTTTACTCATGTTGATGACTTGGGAGGGAGACAAATGGAGGAACACTTAGGAACATGTAGCAAAATCAAAGGAGTTTTTGAGAGTTGTGCTGGCAGATGTCATTCTTTCAACAATAAAGAACATGATAACACCCGAGTCAAAGTCTTACTGCAAAAAATTGATGCCATGCTAGCTGAGAGTTCACAACCATACTACACCAATGAGATGTACAGGAAAGCTCAG aaaaggagattggaagaggagaaaaggaggttgttggaagaggagaaaaggaggttgGAAGAGGCAAGGAGgttggaagaggagaaaaggaggttgGAAGAGGCAAGGAGgttggaagaggagaaaaggaggttggaagaggagaaaaggaggttgGAAGAGGAgttggaagaggagaaaaggaggttggaagaggagaaaaggaggttgGAAGAGGCAAGGAGgttggaagaggagaaaaggaggttggaagaggagaaaaggagattggaagaggagaaaaggaggttggaagaggagaaaaggagattgGAAGAGGCAAGGAGgttggaagaggagaaaaggag ACAGGGTATCTGTAAGCAGAGTTCTGATGAGTATCAGCTGAGACAAACGCCTGGCAGATTCCAGTACTACTTTTCCC CATGTGATGCTGATGTGGACATGTACGTGGTGGACACCGACTATGACGTGTATGCCCTGGTGGTGGAGCACAAGCACAAGCGTAACTCCGACAAAAGAATCTTATTCGTTTCACTTTATG GCCGTACTCCAGTACTACCAGAGGCCTCGATGGAGACCTTCAGACGGGTGGTGACAGAGCAAGGCATGACCGAGGACCATATTGGCATCCAGAAGAACAAAG GTAAAGGATGGCACAGCCTTAGTGGCCCCCTTGTACCCTCAGACCCAGTGTCCTGA